One segment of Paramormyrops kingsleyae isolate MSU_618 chromosome 8, PKINGS_0.4, whole genome shotgun sequence DNA contains the following:
- the LOC111857095 gene encoding OTU domain-containing protein 5-A-like isoform X2, translating into MTILPKKPSSSVGTSDHPDEADRRTCSDSHQRGGRAGVRTRTSPPSWSYQTVPPSNPRPQQASPQPVGAGSPTRAGDSSGSSGVAGVVGGLSGSGGPGGCCSGPGLSKRRRQAVCPTGISTVGVAGPTVGSGGPDTEEGAGNNSEDEYENASRLQSIDPTAAEQERWFEKTLREKKGFIIKKMKEDGACLFRAVADQVYGDQDVHDLVRKHCMDYLVKNADYFSRFVTEDFTTYINRKRKSDCHGNHVEMQAMAEMYNRPVEVYQYGTEPINTFHSFHQNNDEPIRVSYHRASHYNSVVNPAKATIGVGLGLPAFKPGYADQSLMKSAIRCSEDSWIEQQMLEDKKRATDWEATNEAIEEQVARESYLQWLRDQERRSRQPQKASATCSSATAAACGGAEERSGRCLHRHSSDLSPESPSSVRPHTSAELPPQAGPGLVLSNPSSPCAPGPSNQSSEGPDRSKSPSLVTLYPTLGYQALMKEMSPTVFGLTDWEDDAILASVLAASQQEYLDSMKKGGAHSGASPDLS; encoded by the exons ATGACAATTCTGCCGAAGAAGCCGAGCTCTTCGGTCGGCACGTCGGATCACCCCGATGAGGCGGACCGTCGAACGTGTTCTGACTCCCATCAGCGGGGAGGCCGGGCAGGGGTTAGGACCAGAACATCTCCGCCGTCCTGGTCCTACCAAACCGTGCCTCCCTCTAACCCCCGACCCCAGCAGGCCTCTCCCCAGCCGGTTGGAGCAGGGTCGCCAACGAGGGCTGGTGACTCTAGTGGCAGCAGCGGGGTGGCAGGTGTCGTTGGGGGACTGTCCGGCAGCGGAGGGCCTGGAGGTTGCTGCTCCGGACCCGGGCTCAGCAAAAGACGGAGACAGGCTGTCTGTCCGACCGGCATTTCCACCGTTGGAGTGGCTGGACCTACTGTGGGTAGTGGAGGTCCTGACACGGAGGAGGGGGCAGGCAACAACAGCGAGGACGAGTACGAAAACGCCTCCAGGCTACAAAGTAttgaccccacagcagccgaacAG GAGCGATGGTTTGAGAAAACACTGCGTGAAAAGAAAGGGTTTATCATCAAGAAGATGAAAGAGGACGGAGCCTGTCTGTTCCGAGCCGTCG cTGATCAAGTGTACGGGGACCAAGATGTGCACGATCTGGTCAGGAAACACTGTATGGACTACCTG GTGAAAAATGCAGACTATTTCTCGCGCTTTGTGACAGAAGACTTCACTACCTACATCAACCGGAAACGGAAAAGCGACTGTCATGGCAACCATGTTGAGATGCAGGCAATGGCAGAAATGTACAACCGACCAGTAGAAGTTTACCAGTATGGGACAG AGCCAATCAACACATTCCATAGCTTTCATCAGAACAATGATGAGCCAATCAGAGTTAGCTACCACCGTGCTAGTCACTACAACTCAGTGGTGAACCCTGCCAAGGCCACCATAGGTGTGGGCCTTGGGCTGCCGGCCTTCAAGCCTGGA TACGCAGATCAGTCCTTGATGAAGAGCGCCATCCGGTGCTCTGAGGACTCCTGGATAGAGCAACAGATGCTGGAGGACAAAAAGAGGGCTACGGACTGGGAGGCCACCAATGAGGCCATAGAGGAGCAGGTGGCACGGGAGTCCTATCTGCAGTGGCTTCGGGACCAGGAGAGACGCTCGCGGCAG CCCCAGAAAGCCAGCGCCACCTGCAGCTCGGCAACGGCAGCCGCATGCGGCGGAGCCGAAGAGCGGAGTGGGAGGTGCCTCCACCGGCACAGCTCAGACCTCTCGCCTGAGAGCCCGAGCTCCGTCCGTCCTCATACATCtgcagagctgcccccccaggCAGGGCCGGGCCTTGTTCTTTCTAATCCTTCCTCTCCCTGTGCGCCAG GTCCTAGCAACCAGTCCTCTGAGGGACCAGACAGATCCAAGTCCCCTTCCCTAGTGACTCTGTACCCCACGTTGGGGTATCAAGCACTCATGAAGGAAATGTCACCCACGGTCTTTG GCCTAACCGACTGGGAGGA
- the LOC111857095 gene encoding OTU domain-containing protein 5-A-like isoform X1 — MTILPKKPSSSVGTSDHPDEADRRTCSDSHQRGGRAGVRTRTSPPSWSYQTVPPSNPRPQQASPQPVGAGSPTRAGDSSGSSGVAGVVGGLSGSGGPGGCCSGPGLSKRRRQAVCPTGISTVGVAGPTVGSGGPDTEEGAGNNSEDEYENASRLQSIDPTAAEQQERWFEKTLREKKGFIIKKMKEDGACLFRAVADQVYGDQDVHDLVRKHCMDYLVKNADYFSRFVTEDFTTYINRKRKSDCHGNHVEMQAMAEMYNRPVEVYQYGTEPINTFHSFHQNNDEPIRVSYHRASHYNSVVNPAKATIGVGLGLPAFKPGYADQSLMKSAIRCSEDSWIEQQMLEDKKRATDWEATNEAIEEQVARESYLQWLRDQERRSRQPQKASATCSSATAAACGGAEERSGRCLHRHSSDLSPESPSSVRPHTSAELPPQAGPGLVLSNPSSPCAPGPSNQSSEGPDRSKSPSLVTLYPTLGYQALMKEMSPTVFGLTDWEDDAILASVLAASQQEYLDSMKKGGAHSGASPDLS, encoded by the exons ATGACAATTCTGCCGAAGAAGCCGAGCTCTTCGGTCGGCACGTCGGATCACCCCGATGAGGCGGACCGTCGAACGTGTTCTGACTCCCATCAGCGGGGAGGCCGGGCAGGGGTTAGGACCAGAACATCTCCGCCGTCCTGGTCCTACCAAACCGTGCCTCCCTCTAACCCCCGACCCCAGCAGGCCTCTCCCCAGCCGGTTGGAGCAGGGTCGCCAACGAGGGCTGGTGACTCTAGTGGCAGCAGCGGGGTGGCAGGTGTCGTTGGGGGACTGTCCGGCAGCGGAGGGCCTGGAGGTTGCTGCTCCGGACCCGGGCTCAGCAAAAGACGGAGACAGGCTGTCTGTCCGACCGGCATTTCCACCGTTGGAGTGGCTGGACCTACTGTGGGTAGTGGAGGTCCTGACACGGAGGAGGGGGCAGGCAACAACAGCGAGGACGAGTACGAAAACGCCTCCAGGCTACAAAGTAttgaccccacagcagccgaacAG CAGGAGCGATGGTTTGAGAAAACACTGCGTGAAAAGAAAGGGTTTATCATCAAGAAGATGAAAGAGGACGGAGCCTGTCTGTTCCGAGCCGTCG cTGATCAAGTGTACGGGGACCAAGATGTGCACGATCTGGTCAGGAAACACTGTATGGACTACCTG GTGAAAAATGCAGACTATTTCTCGCGCTTTGTGACAGAAGACTTCACTACCTACATCAACCGGAAACGGAAAAGCGACTGTCATGGCAACCATGTTGAGATGCAGGCAATGGCAGAAATGTACAACCGACCAGTAGAAGTTTACCAGTATGGGACAG AGCCAATCAACACATTCCATAGCTTTCATCAGAACAATGATGAGCCAATCAGAGTTAGCTACCACCGTGCTAGTCACTACAACTCAGTGGTGAACCCTGCCAAGGCCACCATAGGTGTGGGCCTTGGGCTGCCGGCCTTCAAGCCTGGA TACGCAGATCAGTCCTTGATGAAGAGCGCCATCCGGTGCTCTGAGGACTCCTGGATAGAGCAACAGATGCTGGAGGACAAAAAGAGGGCTACGGACTGGGAGGCCACCAATGAGGCCATAGAGGAGCAGGTGGCACGGGAGTCCTATCTGCAGTGGCTTCGGGACCAGGAGAGACGCTCGCGGCAG CCCCAGAAAGCCAGCGCCACCTGCAGCTCGGCAACGGCAGCCGCATGCGGCGGAGCCGAAGAGCGGAGTGGGAGGTGCCTCCACCGGCACAGCTCAGACCTCTCGCCTGAGAGCCCGAGCTCCGTCCGTCCTCATACATCtgcagagctgcccccccaggCAGGGCCGGGCCTTGTTCTTTCTAATCCTTCCTCTCCCTGTGCGCCAG GTCCTAGCAACCAGTCCTCTGAGGGACCAGACAGATCCAAGTCCCCTTCCCTAGTGACTCTGTACCCCACGTTGGGGTATCAAGCACTCATGAAGGAAATGTCACCCACGGTCTTTG GCCTAACCGACTGGGAGGA